One Burkholderia sp. 9120 DNA window includes the following coding sequences:
- a CDS encoding GMC family oxidoreductase produces the protein MNQDNNKVRFSHNDDKVVVIIGSGAGGGTLANELAQKGIDVVVLEAGKLHTQADFTTDEWGAFQMLSWLDKRTTSGTWRVAKDFPNLPAWICKTVGGTTTHWAGASLRIQPHEFKAKTTYGDIKDANLLDWPLTRAELDPYYDRAQQKMGVTRTNGLPGLPGNNNFKVMSAGAMKVGYKECNTGHMAINSVVRDDRAHCFQRGFCFQGCRTGAKWSTLYTELPRAQATGHMELRTQAHVVRIETDARGKAKEVLYYDSNGKLQRQKARIIAVAGNSIETPRLLLNSHSSKFPQGLANGSGQVGRNYMRHTTGSVYAVFNDKVDMFKGTTMAGIIEDEAVFNPQRGFAGGYHLETVSLGLPFYAAFLNPGAWGPTFAQAMDQYAYTAGMWIVGEDMPRDSNRVTLNTDVKDQYGQPVANVHFDDHPNDEAMREHAFKQGTAVYEAAGAKTVYRVPPYPSTHNLGTARMSARAEDGVCNSFGQTHEVSNLFISDGSQFTTGAAENPTMTIVTLAIRQADHIAAQMGKRTV, from the coding sequence ATGAATCAGGACAACAACAAGGTGCGGTTTTCGCACAACGACGACAAGGTCGTCGTGATCATCGGCTCAGGCGCGGGCGGCGGTACGCTCGCCAACGAACTGGCGCAGAAGGGCATCGACGTCGTCGTGCTGGAAGCCGGCAAACTGCACACGCAAGCTGATTTCACCACCGACGAATGGGGCGCGTTCCAGATGCTGTCATGGCTCGACAAACGCACCACGTCAGGCACCTGGCGCGTCGCCAAAGACTTCCCGAATCTGCCCGCATGGATCTGCAAAACAGTCGGCGGCACCACCACGCACTGGGCAGGCGCGAGCCTGCGCATCCAGCCGCACGAGTTCAAGGCGAAGACCACCTACGGCGATATCAAGGACGCCAATCTGCTCGACTGGCCGCTCACCCGCGCGGAACTCGATCCCTACTACGACCGCGCGCAGCAGAAGATGGGCGTGACGCGCACCAACGGTCTGCCGGGTTTGCCGGGCAACAACAACTTCAAGGTGATGTCGGCCGGCGCGATGAAGGTCGGCTACAAGGAATGCAACACCGGCCATATGGCGATCAATAGCGTGGTGCGCGACGATCGCGCGCATTGCTTCCAGCGTGGCTTCTGTTTTCAGGGCTGCCGCACCGGCGCGAAATGGTCGACGCTGTACACCGAGTTGCCGCGCGCCCAGGCCACCGGGCATATGGAATTGCGCACCCAGGCGCACGTGGTGCGAATCGAGACCGACGCGCGCGGCAAAGCGAAAGAGGTGTTGTACTACGACAGCAACGGTAAATTGCAGCGGCAGAAAGCACGCATCATCGCCGTGGCCGGCAATTCGATCGAAACGCCGCGCCTGCTGTTGAACTCGCATTCGAGCAAGTTCCCGCAAGGACTTGCGAACGGTTCGGGCCAGGTGGGCCGCAATTACATGCGCCACACCACGGGCTCGGTGTACGCGGTGTTCAACGACAAAGTGGACATGTTCAAGGGCACCACGATGGCCGGCATCATCGAAGACGAGGCGGTGTTCAATCCGCAGCGTGGTTTCGCGGGCGGCTATCACCTGGAGACCGTGTCGCTCGGGCTGCCGTTTTACGCGGCGTTTCTGAATCCCGGCGCGTGGGGCCCGACCTTCGCGCAGGCGATGGATCAGTACGCGTACACGGCGGGCATGTGGATTGTCGGCGAGGACATGCCGCGCGACAGCAATCGCGTGACCTTGAATACCGACGTGAAAGATCAGTACGGCCAGCCGGTCGCCAACGTGCATTTCGACGATCATCCTAACGACGAAGCCATGCGCGAGCACGCGTTCAAGCAGGGCACCGCGGTGTATGAGGCGGCCGGCGCGAAGACGGTGTATCGCGTGCCGCCGTATCCGTCCACGCACAACCTCGGCACCGCGCGCATGAGCGCGCGTGCCGAAGACGGCGTGTGCAACAGCTTCGGCCAGACGCACGAAGTGTCGAACCTGTTCATCTCGGACGGCAGCCAGTTCACCACCGGCGCGGCGGAAAACCCGACCATGACGATCGTGACGCTGGCGATCCGTCAGGCCGATCACATCGCGGCGCAGATGGGCAAACGCACGGTGTAG
- a CDS encoding tat (twin-arginine translocation) pathway signal sequence, which yields MKTTVIPIVASDHAHATHHHHEPGHGHEPHHDHEHRAGQAAAVALRIPLTRRALLRGTGVLMGTLALSSVLSTLAPSRVWALELQGLDTHQGEVILAFTRQLYPHATLDNAVYALVVKDLDTKAKADPAVRQQLADGVKQLDAQAGSDWLKRPPADQAQDVAALAGTPFFNTIRSTAVVSLYANTMAYAHFGYGASEGDGGYLTKGFNSLSWLPNPPAGASGPIPSDS from the coding sequence ATGAAGACAACGGTCATTCCGATCGTCGCGTCCGATCACGCACACGCCACGCATCATCATCATGAGCCCGGGCACGGCCATGAGCCTCACCATGACCACGAGCATCGCGCGGGGCAGGCGGCGGCCGTGGCCCTGCGCATTCCGCTCACGCGACGCGCGCTGTTGCGGGGCACCGGCGTGCTGATGGGCACGCTGGCGTTGTCGTCGGTACTGTCGACGCTTGCGCCGAGCCGCGTATGGGCGCTCGAACTGCAAGGGCTCGACACGCATCAGGGCGAAGTGATTCTCGCCTTCACGCGGCAACTCTATCCGCACGCCACGCTCGACAACGCGGTGTATGCGCTGGTGGTCAAGGATCTCGACACGAAGGCGAAAGCCGATCCGGCGGTGCGTCAGCAGCTCGCTGACGGCGTCAAACAACTCGACGCGCAGGCCGGTTCGGACTGGCTCAAGCGGCCGCCCGCCGATCAGGCGCAGGACGTCGCGGCGCTCGCCGGTACGCCGTTCTTCAACACGATCCGCAGCACGGCGGTGGTGTCGCTGTACGCCAACACGATGGCGTATGCGCATTTCGGTTATGGCGCGTCGGAGGGCGACGGCGGTTATCTGACCAAGGGGTTCAACAGTCTCTCGTGGCTGCCGAATCCGCCGGCCGGGGCGAGTGGTCCGATCCCGTCGGACAGTTAA
- a CDS encoding DUF5594 family protein, whose protein sequence is MHPENAARFDEQFAPRIAEAIAACFAATVHTEVLPYGGHGQPTRVRIHAAPLDNLGHYPHPLNLYLTWDSDEIERLMGAQGEARFAGYLAALPRKLAAWNHARELDFLSHTQAEPVALIGGLDFES, encoded by the coding sequence ATGCACCCGGAGAATGCCGCCCGTTTCGACGAACAGTTTGCGCCGCGTATCGCCGAAGCGATCGCCGCCTGTTTCGCCGCCACCGTGCATACCGAAGTGCTGCCCTACGGCGGTCACGGGCAACCTACACGCGTGCGTATCCATGCCGCGCCGCTCGACAATCTCGGCCACTATCCGCATCCGCTGAATCTGTACCTGACGTGGGACAGCGACGAAATCGAACGACTGATGGGCGCGCAAGGGGAGGCGAGATTCGCGGGCTATCTGGCCGCGCTGCCGCGCAAGCTTGCCGCGTGGAACCACGCGCGCGAACTGGACTTTCTGTCGCACACGCAGGCTGAGCCGGTGGCCTTGATCGGCGGGCTCGACTTCGAATCGTAA
- a CDS encoding methyl-accepting chemotaxis protein — MTFYRNLKIAIKLALLGAVLLAATMVVGLEGWHALSETHALQIQSAQTLSQYAQAADTARVAQVEFKKQVQEWKDLLLRGADPAAFAKYRDAFSKESGTTHAALTRLKDQLSALGASADGVDNALATHASLQDSYLDALKHYDAADPNTAHVVDGLVKGIDRAPTAAIDDIVASVMQQAQASNVKTAEAAQSAYTLASALLLSVVIGSLGLGAFAVWFLSRSITLPVKQAVGVAQAVAAGDLRADVTVVSSDETGQLLVALNDMNHRLRTIVHEIREGAHTISSATQEIAAGNLDLSARTEQQAASLEETAASMQHFTDSVQRNAENAREATSLAQTAAQAAREGGVVMTDAVRTMDQINVASKRIVDIIAVVEAISAQTNILALNAAVEAARAGTQGRGFAVVASEVRSLAQRSADAAREIKTLIRESVATIDAGTQLINHASNTMEGVVQSAGSVTRIVEAIATASVDQATGIAEVNDAVTQMDQVTQSNAALVEQAAAAADAVQSKASGLVQSVSFFRLGATA, encoded by the coding sequence GTGACGTTCTATCGCAATCTGAAAATCGCCATCAAGTTGGCGTTACTTGGCGCGGTGCTGCTCGCCGCAACGATGGTAGTCGGACTGGAAGGCTGGCATGCGTTGTCCGAAACGCATGCGCTGCAAATCCAGTCGGCTCAAACCTTGAGCCAGTACGCGCAAGCGGCCGACACGGCGCGCGTCGCCCAGGTCGAGTTCAAGAAGCAGGTGCAGGAGTGGAAAGACCTGCTGCTGCGCGGCGCCGATCCGGCCGCGTTCGCCAAATACCGCGACGCGTTCAGCAAGGAAAGCGGCACCACGCACGCCGCGCTGACGCGCCTGAAAGACCAGTTGAGCGCGCTCGGCGCGAGTGCGGACGGCGTCGACAATGCCCTCGCCACGCACGCCTCGTTGCAGGACAGCTACCTCGACGCGCTCAAGCATTACGACGCGGCGGATCCGAATACCGCGCACGTGGTGGACGGCCTCGTCAAAGGTATCGACCGCGCGCCGACGGCCGCGATCGACGACATCGTCGCTTCCGTCATGCAGCAGGCGCAGGCGTCGAACGTGAAGACGGCGGAAGCCGCGCAAAGCGCTTACACGCTGGCTAGCGCACTGCTGCTGAGCGTGGTGATCGGCTCGCTCGGGCTCGGCGCGTTCGCGGTGTGGTTCCTGAGCCGCAGCATCACGCTGCCGGTGAAGCAGGCGGTCGGCGTCGCGCAGGCGGTGGCGGCCGGCGATCTGCGTGCCGATGTGACCGTGGTGAGCAGCGACGAAACCGGCCAGTTGCTGGTGGCGCTGAACGACATGAACCATCGTTTGCGCACGATCGTCCACGAGATTCGCGAAGGCGCGCATACGATTTCGTCGGCGACGCAGGAAATTGCGGCCGGCAATCTCGACCTCTCGGCACGCACCGAACAGCAGGCCGCGTCGCTCGAAGAAACCGCCGCATCGATGCAGCATTTCACCGACTCGGTTCAGCGCAACGCGGAGAATGCACGCGAAGCCACCTCGCTCGCGCAAACCGCTGCGCAAGCGGCACGCGAAGGCGGCGTCGTGATGACCGACGCGGTGCGCACGATGGATCAGATCAACGTAGCGTCCAAACGGATCGTCGACATCATTGCGGTGGTCGAGGCAATTTCCGCGCAGACCAATATTCTCGCGCTCAACGCGGCGGTCGAAGCCGCGCGCGCCGGTACGCAAGGTCGCGGTTTTGCGGTGGTGGCAAGCGAAGTGCGCAGCCTCGCGCAACGTTCCGCCGACGCCGCGCGCGAGATCAAGACACTGATTCGCGAATCGGTCGCGACGATCGACGCCGGCACGCAGTTGATCAATCACGCGAGCAATACGATGGAAGGCGTGGTGCAAAGCGCCGGCAGCGTGACGCGCATCGTCGAGGCGATCGCCACGGCCAGCGTCGATCAGGCAACGGGTATCGCCGAAGTCAACGACGCGGTGACGCAGATGGATCAGGTGACGCAGAGCAACGCGGCGCTGGTCGAGCAAGCCGCCGCCGCTGCCGACGCGGTGCAGAGCAAGGCGTCGGGGCTGGTGCAGAGTGTGAGTTTCTTCCGGTTGGGCGCAACGGCCTGA
- a CDS encoding MSMEG_0572/Sll0783 family nitrogen starvation response protein — translation MPAVNKPLHQKGDYLVDYEEKVFEDVKAEPGEKALVTFHTVAFEGSIGFVNLLQATRLQRKGFETSVLLYGPGVTLGLQRGFPTLGDEAFPGHLNFNKQLMKFMEEGGKVYACRFALQALYGHGEASLIEGIRPISPLDVLDIQLLHRKDNALVIHTWTV, via the coding sequence ATGCCAGCCGTCAACAAACCGCTGCATCAGAAGGGCGATTACCTTGTCGACTACGAGGAGAAAGTCTTTGAGGACGTGAAAGCCGAACCGGGAGAGAAGGCGCTCGTCACGTTCCATACGGTCGCGTTCGAAGGCTCGATCGGTTTCGTCAATCTGCTGCAGGCCACGCGTTTGCAACGCAAGGGCTTTGAAACCTCGGTGCTGCTGTATGGGCCCGGCGTCACGCTCGGTTTGCAACGCGGCTTTCCGACCCTCGGCGACGAAGCGTTCCCCGGCCATCTGAACTTCAACAAGCAGCTGATGAAATTCATGGAAGAGGGCGGCAAGGTCTACGCGTGCCGTTTCGCGCTGCAGGCGCTGTATGGACACGGCGAAGCCTCGCTGATCGAGGGTATCCGGCCGATCAGTCCGCTCGACGTGCTCGATATCCAGCTTCTGCATCGCAAGGACAACGCGCTCGTCATCCACACGTGGACGGTTTGA
- a CDS encoding ribbon-helix-helix domain-containing protein produces MCGIYINADPILYESRTRSLRIHGVITTVRLENLFWDVLHEIAARESMTTSQFAVKLYDELIALRGEMPTNFASFLRVCCLRYLSMRTEKGVTISETAPEMTAAVSEARPRILKTV; encoded by the coding sequence ATGTGTGGGATCTACATCAACGCCGATCCGATCCTCTATGAATCGCGCACCCGCTCGTTGCGGATTCACGGAGTGATCACGACAGTCCGGCTGGAAAATCTGTTCTGGGACGTGCTGCACGAAATCGCCGCGCGCGAGAGCATGACGACCAGTCAGTTCGCGGTCAAACTCTACGACGAACTGATCGCGTTGCGCGGCGAAATGCCGACCAACTTCGCTTCGTTTTTGCGGGTGTGCTGTCTGCGCTATCTGTCGATGCGCACGGAGAAGGGCGTCACCATCTCCGAGACGGCGCCTGAAATGACGGCGGCCGTGAGCGAAGCACGGCCGCGGATTCTGAAGACGGTTTGA
- a CDS encoding MSMEG_0568 family radical SAM protein, producing MNASETLSAESRQLMTELQSAGLRLVSPDAGAASRRGGAGPSDHKAVTVDGVTIMVPVHTSTAWHSPFVAQTPDASGSSALLRGTIPIANISFPKAPRFYGMQTLDGVPYSKIAALHSADVLATTVLQTCIRYESRRKSCKFCAIGQSLAAGRTIARKTPEQLAEVARAAVLLDGVKHMVLTTGTPPTPDRGAQILCESAFAIKAAVDLPIQAQCEPPDDDRWFARMKASGIDTLGMHLEVVTPALRERIMPGKASVPLSRYMEAFKAAVAVFGRGQVSTYLLAGLGDSAEAILTISRELIELGVYPFVVPFVPISGTPLEDHPAPTPEFMKSVLQPLSGMLNAAAMRSSDIKAGCGKCGACSSLSSYEA from the coding sequence ATGAACGCCAGCGAGACGTTGTCGGCCGAGAGCCGGCAATTGATGACTGAATTGCAGTCGGCCGGCTTGCGGCTCGTCTCGCCGGATGCGGGCGCGGCGAGCCGGCGCGGCGGCGCGGGACCGTCGGACCACAAGGCGGTAACGGTGGATGGCGTGACGATCATGGTGCCGGTGCATACCAGCACCGCGTGGCACTCGCCGTTCGTTGCGCAAACACCGGATGCGTCGGGATCGAGCGCGTTGCTGCGCGGCACGATTCCGATCGCGAACATCAGCTTTCCAAAAGCGCCACGCTTTTACGGCATGCAGACGCTCGACGGCGTGCCGTATTCGAAGATCGCTGCGCTGCATAGCGCGGACGTGCTCGCGACCACGGTGTTGCAAACCTGTATCCGCTACGAGAGCCGCCGCAAGAGTTGCAAGTTCTGCGCGATCGGTCAGTCGCTCGCGGCGGGACGCACGATTGCGCGCAAGACGCCGGAGCAGTTGGCGGAAGTGGCGCGCGCGGCGGTATTGCTCGACGGAGTGAAGCATATGGTGCTGACCACCGGCACACCGCCCACGCCGGATCGCGGCGCGCAGATTCTGTGCGAGAGCGCGTTCGCGATCAAAGCCGCGGTCGATCTGCCGATCCAGGCGCAATGCGAACCGCCCGACGACGACCGCTGGTTCGCGCGCATGAAGGCGAGCGGCATCGACACGCTCGGTATGCATCTGGAAGTGGTGACGCCCGCGCTGCGCGAACGCATCATGCCGGGCAAGGCGAGCGTGCCGCTGTCGCGGTACATGGAGGCCTTCAAGGCGGCGGTCGCGGTGTTCGGACGCGGACAGGTCAGCACGTACCTACTCGCGGGACTCGGCGATAGCGCGGAAGCGATTCTGACGATCTCGCGCGAGTTGATCGAGTTGGGGGTCTATCCGTTCGTGGTGCCGTTCGTGCCGATCAGCGGTACGCCGCTCGAGGATCATCCGGCGCCCACGCCTGAGTTCATGAAGTCGGTGCTGCAACCGCTCAGCGGCATGCTCAACGCCGCTGCGATGCGCTCCAGCGATATCAAGGCGGGTTGCGGCAAATGCGGCGCGTGTTCGTCGCTTTCATCGTACGAGGCGTGA
- a CDS encoding Nit6803 family nitrilase has product MSDKRIVRAAAVQISPDFEHSGGTLDKVCEAIGKAAREGVQLIVFPETFVPYYPYFSFVKPPVASGAEHMKLYEEAVLVPGPVTQAVAEQARLHRMVVVLGVNERDHGSLYNTQLIFDVDGQLVLKRRKITPTFHERMIWGQGDAAGLKVAHTAVARVGALACWEHYNPLARYALMTQHEEIHCSQFPGSLVGPIFAEQIEVTIRHHALESGCFVVNATGWLTEEQIASVTPDTNLQKALRGGCNTAIVSPEGQHLAPPLREGEGMVIADLDMALITKRKRMMDSVGHYARPELLSLAINRRPAETVAPMPGWSSAAQTDFISTAGECDERQRDVVGREPAIDD; this is encoded by the coding sequence ATGTCCGACAAACGCATCGTGCGTGCCGCCGCGGTCCAGATCTCACCGGATTTCGAACACAGCGGCGGCACCCTCGACAAAGTGTGCGAGGCGATCGGCAAGGCGGCGCGCGAAGGCGTGCAGTTGATCGTTTTCCCTGAAACCTTCGTGCCGTATTACCCGTACTTTTCTTTCGTGAAGCCGCCGGTTGCCTCCGGCGCCGAGCATATGAAGCTGTACGAGGAAGCCGTGCTCGTGCCCGGACCCGTGACGCAGGCGGTGGCCGAGCAGGCGCGTTTGCACCGGATGGTGGTGGTGCTCGGCGTCAACGAGCGCGATCACGGCAGCCTCTACAACACGCAGTTGATCTTCGACGTGGACGGTCAACTGGTGCTCAAGCGCCGCAAGATCACGCCGACGTTTCACGAACGGATGATCTGGGGGCAAGGCGACGCGGCGGGCCTCAAGGTGGCGCACACGGCGGTGGCGCGCGTCGGCGCGCTCGCCTGCTGGGAGCATTACAACCCGCTCGCGCGTTATGCGCTGATGACGCAGCACGAAGAGATTCATTGCAGCCAGTTTCCCGGCTCGCTGGTGGGGCCGATTTTCGCCGAGCAGATCGAGGTGACGATCCGCCATCACGCGCTGGAATCGGGGTGTTTCGTGGTCAACGCAACGGGTTGGCTCACGGAGGAACAGATCGCGTCGGTGACACCGGATACGAATCTGCAGAAGGCGCTGCGTGGCGGCTGCAATACCGCGATCGTGTCGCCGGAAGGGCAGCATCTCGCGCCGCCGTTGCGGGAAGGCGAGGGCATGGTGATTGCCGATCTCGACATGGCGCTGATCACCAAGCGCAAACGCATGATGGATTCGGTCGGCCATTACGCGCGGCCCGAGTTGCTGAGTCTCGCGATCAACCGGCGTCCGGCGGAAACCGTCGCGCCGATGCCGGGTTGGTCCAGCGCGGCGCAGACCGATTTCATTTCAACCGCAGGAGAGTGCGATGAACGCCAGCGAGACGTTGTCGGCCGAGAGCCGGCAATTGATGACTGA
- a CDS encoding PLP-dependent aminotransferase family protein has product MNSPTHHWIKRLADIRKPAYLAIPDLIEEDLATGRLRPRDRLPGLRDLAEELALNYTTVARAYAEARKRGLLDSRAGSGTFVRGRTATLPLTGGSSIEMSMNTPPEPPDYANRLRDSAARRMADSDPYQLLRYQDFGGSAADKDAGADWLRRRVPHADAQNVLVCPGIHSALVALVSQLARPGGTICLDSLAYPGIKAIAAQLGVRLQALPRDDEGPLAHAFEALCKTDKPSAFYCNPTLQNPSTLTLTHKRREALADVALRYSVPIIEDDAYAMLPQSAPDALATFAPELTYYVTGLSKSLGAGLRVAHLHAPTPRQTQRLAGALRATTVMASPFTVTLATQWIADGTALDMLNAIRNESRARQAIATRQLDAWPYDAHPDGFHLWLPVPVASGWSASELALQLRNQGIAAVAGAAFSTDGNPPNAMRVCLGGSKTRDECAEALRIVAETLDHPHHLHSPVM; this is encoded by the coding sequence ATGAACAGCCCAACCCATCACTGGATCAAACGTCTCGCCGACATCCGCAAGCCGGCCTACCTCGCGATTCCCGATCTGATCGAAGAAGACCTCGCCACCGGCCGGCTGCGGCCACGCGACCGCTTGCCTGGCCTGCGCGATCTGGCCGAGGAACTTGCGTTGAATTACACGACGGTGGCGCGCGCGTACGCGGAGGCACGCAAACGCGGCCTGCTCGATTCGCGCGCGGGCAGCGGCACGTTCGTGCGCGGCCGCACCGCCACGTTGCCGCTCACTGGCGGCAGCAGCATTGAAATGTCGATGAACACGCCGCCCGAGCCGCCCGATTACGCGAACCGTCTGCGCGATTCCGCCGCACGCCGGATGGCCGACAGCGATCCGTACCAGTTGCTGCGCTATCAGGACTTCGGCGGCTCGGCCGCCGACAAGGACGCGGGCGCCGACTGGCTCCGGCGCCGCGTGCCGCACGCGGATGCGCAGAACGTATTGGTTTGTCCCGGCATTCACAGCGCGCTGGTGGCGCTGGTGTCGCAACTCGCGCGGCCCGGCGGCACGATCTGCCTCGACTCGCTCGCCTATCCCGGCATCAAGGCGATCGCCGCGCAACTCGGCGTGCGTCTGCAGGCGTTACCGCGCGACGACGAAGGTCCGCTCGCGCATGCCTTCGAAGCGCTCTGCAAGACCGACAAGCCGAGCGCGTTCTATTGCAATCCGACGCTGCAGAATCCGAGCACGCTCACGCTCACGCACAAACGGCGCGAGGCGCTGGCCGACGTCGCGTTGCGCTACAGCGTGCCGATCATCGAAGACGACGCCTACGCGATGCTGCCGCAAAGCGCGCCAGATGCGCTCGCCACCTTCGCGCCCGAGTTGACCTACTACGTGACCGGTTTATCGAAGAGCCTCGGCGCGGGCCTGCGCGTCGCGCATCTGCATGCGCCGACGCCGCGTCAAACGCAGCGCCTCGCCGGCGCGTTGCGCGCGACCACCGTGATGGCGAGTCCGTTCACGGTCACGCTGGCCACGCAATGGATCGCCGATGGCACCGCGCTCGACATGCTCAACGCAATCCGCAACGAGTCGCGGGCGCGCCAGGCGATCGCCACGCGGCAACTCGACGCATGGCCTTATGACGCACATCCGGACGGCTTTCACCTGTGGTTGCCGGTGCCGGTAGCGAGCGGCTGGAGCGCCTCCGAACTCGCGTTGCAGTTGCGCAACCAGGGCATCGCGGCGGTCGCGGGCGCGGCGTTTTCCACCGACGGCAATCCGCCCAACGCCATGCGCGTGTGCCTGGGCGGCTCGAAGACCCGCGACGAATGCGCCGAGGCTTTGCGCATCGTGGCGGAGACACTCGACCATCCGCATCATCTGCATTCTCCGGTGATGTGA
- a CDS encoding methyl-accepting chemotaxis protein has product MFSSIRARIVALCVAIVVVALAANAVLNYVVANSYNADAIENSLNAVESGHADGIDDWVVTHKQMIDSLQDAVLQPDPSAALKLVAAGGKFTNVYVGYADKTAKFSDPTGIPPDYDPTGRPWYKQAAAAGKPVVTPPYVDVGTGKLVVAFAAPVVRDGVVKAVVSGDVAMDSVIANVKAIHPTPASFGMLIDASGHIVAHPDSKLTLKPVSDLVPALTSDKLAALLSAEHPLEVDVNGSAKLLRTEAIPGTDWYAVVALDKAEATAGMRSLLTASLIALVVIAGIAAAVVAAVTAVSFKRLSNVRDAMDAIGSGEGDLTQRLPADGNDEVAQIARSFNTFIDKLSHVMRQIRDASESVRVAANEIAAGNVDLSGRTESAAASLQQTAASMEEITSTVTQSASAAKQADDTAVSASQVASRGGVVIAEVITTMGEIEHASVKIADIIGVIDGIAFQTNILALNAAVEAARAGEQGRGFAVVAGEVRSLAQRSAQAAKEIKALIESTVSSVTSGSGQVRQAGETMTEIVSNVANVTTIISEITQAANEQTRGIQEVNRAVSQLDEMVQQNAALVEQSTAAAAALQSQAVSLAGAVTQFKLD; this is encoded by the coding sequence ATGTTCTCTTCCATTCGCGCGCGCATTGTTGCCCTGTGCGTCGCTATCGTTGTGGTTGCGCTCGCCGCCAACGCGGTCCTCAACTATGTCGTCGCCAATTCGTATAACGCCGACGCGATCGAAAACAGCCTGAACGCCGTCGAAAGCGGTCACGCCGACGGGATCGACGACTGGGTCGTCACGCACAAGCAGATGATCGATTCGTTGCAGGACGCCGTGTTGCAACCTGACCCGAGCGCCGCGTTGAAGCTGGTTGCCGCCGGGGGCAAGTTCACCAACGTCTATGTCGGGTACGCGGACAAGACCGCGAAATTCTCCGACCCGACCGGCATTCCGCCGGACTACGATCCGACCGGGCGTCCGTGGTACAAGCAGGCCGCCGCGGCCGGCAAGCCGGTCGTGACGCCGCCGTACGTGGACGTCGGCACGGGCAAGCTGGTGGTCGCGTTCGCCGCGCCGGTGGTGCGCGACGGCGTGGTGAAAGCGGTGGTCTCCGGTGACGTCGCGATGGACAGCGTGATCGCCAACGTCAAGGCGATTCATCCGACGCCCGCGAGCTTTGGCATGTTGATCGACGCGAGCGGCCATATCGTTGCACATCCGGATTCGAAGCTGACGTTGAAGCCCGTGTCGGACCTCGTCCCCGCACTCACCAGCGACAAACTGGCCGCCCTCCTCAGCGCCGAGCATCCGCTCGAAGTCGACGTGAACGGCAGCGCCAAACTGCTGCGCACCGAAGCGATTCCCGGCACCGACTGGTACGCGGTCGTCGCGCTGGATAAAGCGGAAGCCACCGCCGGCATGCGTTCGTTGCTGACGGCCTCGCTGATCGCGCTGGTCGTAATCGCGGGTATTGCCGCAGCGGTCGTGGCCGCCGTCACCGCCGTATCGTTCAAGCGCCTCTCGAACGTGCGCGACGCGATGGACGCAATCGGTTCGGGCGAAGGCGATCTGACCCAACGTCTGCCCGCCGACGGCAACGACGAAGTCGCGCAGATCGCGCGTTCGTTCAACACCTTCATCGACAAACTCAGCCACGTGATGCGCCAGATTCGCGACGCCAGCGAATCGGTGCGGGTGGCCGCGAATGAAATCGCCGCGGGCAACGTGGATCTGTCGGGCCGTACGGAATCCGCAGCGGCGAGCTTGCAGCAAACCGCCGCGTCGATGGAAGAAATCACCTCGACAGTCACGCAATCGGCAAGCGCCGCAAAGCAGGCCGACGACACTGCCGTGTCCGCGTCGCAAGTGGCTTCGCGCGGCGGCGTGGTGATCGCGGAAGTGATTACGACTATGGGTGAAATCGAACACGCGTCGGTGAAGATCGCCGATATCATCGGCGTGATCGACGGCATCGCATTCCAGACCAACATTCTCGCGTTGAACGCAGCCGTCGAAGCCGCGCGCGCCGGCGAACAGGGCCGCGGTTTCGCGGTCGTGGCCGGCGAGGTGCGAAGCCTCGCGCAACGCAGCGCGCAGGCCGCGAAGGAAATCAAGGCGCTGATCGAATCGACGGTATCGAGCGTCACTTCAGGGTCAGGCCAGGTGCGCCAGGCCGGCGAAACGATGACGGAGATCGTCAGCAATGTCGCCAACGTGACCACCATCATTTCCGAAATCACCCAGGCCGCGAACGAACAGACGCGCGGCATTCAGGAAGTGAATCGCGCCGTCAGCCAGCTCGACGAAATGGTTCAGCAGAACGCCGCGCTGGTCGAGCAATCGACCGCGGCGGCCGCCGCGTTGCAGAGCCAGGCGGTGAGCCTCGCGGGCGCAGTGACGCAATTCAAGCTCGATTAA